Proteins encoded together in one Caldicellulosiruptor saccharolyticus DSM 8903 window:
- a CDS encoding 4Fe-4S dicluster domain-containing protein has translation MAKKIFPKEEVCVGCHLCEVYCVYAHSKYKKPTVKAYELIKLYNKHKDSKPTPRILVEEKSGEWTTFALQCRHCDDAPCTKACITGAMKKLEDGRVICDEEKCVGCWSCIMACPHGAVRRGENKKAASKCDLCLELGEPACVKNCPNEALVIKEV, from the coding sequence GTGGCAAAGAAGATATTCCCAAAGGAAGAGGTGTGTGTGGGCTGCCATTTGTGTGAGGTCTACTGTGTATATGCCCACTCAAAATACAAAAAGCCTACTGTAAAGGCTTATGAGCTTATAAAGCTTTACAACAAACACAAAGATTCAAAACCAACACCAAGAATTTTAGTTGAGGAAAAAAGTGGTGAGTGGACAACCTTTGCACTGCAATGCAGACATTGCGACGATGCCCCCTGCACTAAAGCTTGTATCACAGGTGCTATGAAAAAGCTTGAAGACGGAAGAGTCATTTGCGATGAGGAAAAGTGTGTCGGGTGCTGGTCATGTATAATGGCATGTCCACACGGGGCAGTAAGGCGCGGGGAGAACAAAAAAGCAGCATCTAAGTGTGATTTGTGCTTAGAACTTGGTGAACCTGCGTGCGTCAAGAACTGCCCGAACGAAGCGCTTGTAATCAAAGAGGTGTAA
- a CDS encoding IS256-like element ISCsa2 family transposase: protein MEKNEIFETAKNMAIEQVLNMYCSKDDPTRPALKQLLENLLDCFMLSERTVYLAKNENDKGNGFYGRKLATPVGSLEISVPRTRSGNFRPSILPDRYKRVDSSYTDLLMSLVANGYSESSLVQTLKSMNLPYSEDEIEKIKNDLKNELQLFKQRELPESAFALIIDGYHCEIKDNSKVKQATCYVVLGIDLEGKKDIFGIYTFFGKENKADWMRVFDDLITRGLKKVLIVVSDDFPGIIDAVRLAYPLADHQLCFVHLQRNVRKHMAKDDASVFNKELDKLRTSSADFDEAISKFKLLCEQYSSKYPRFIKGICEKAEFYLAHMRYPEDLRKYIYTTNAVESVNSMIEKIRINSGGYFQSVEVLEINIYLQRENLRRGKWKNGVPILKKCSYNILQLYNIRYEMETQNS from the coding sequence ATGGAGAAAAATGAAATTTTTGAAACCGCTAAAAATATGGCTATCGAGCAAGTATTAAATATGTATTGCTCCAAAGATGATCCTACTCGCCCAGCTTTAAAACAGCTTTTGGAAAACTTGCTCGATTGCTTTATGTTATCAGAAAGAACTGTTTACCTTGCTAAAAACGAAAACGATAAAGGCAATGGTTTTTACGGCAGAAAACTTGCAACACCTGTTGGCAGCCTTGAAATTTCTGTTCCTCGCACACGCTCTGGTAACTTTCGACCTTCCATTCTCCCTGACCGCTACAAAAGGGTTGACAGCTCATACACTGACCTGCTCATGTCTTTAGTCGCCAATGGTTACTCAGAAAGTTCTCTTGTCCAAACTCTTAAAAGCATGAATCTGCCTTATTCTGAAGACGAAATCGAAAAAATCAAAAACGATCTTAAAAACGAGCTTCAACTTTTCAAACAAAGAGAACTTCCTGAAAGTGCTTTTGCTCTTATCATTGACGGTTACCATTGCGAAATTAAAGATAACTCAAAAGTTAAACAAGCTACTTGCTATGTCGTGCTTGGCATTGATTTAGAAGGCAAAAAAGATATCTTCGGTATCTACACTTTCTTCGGCAAAGAAAACAAAGCCGATTGGATGAGAGTCTTTGACGACTTAATTACAAGAGGTCTTAAAAAAGTCTTAATAGTTGTAAGCGATGATTTTCCAGGCATTATCGATGCTGTTAGACTCGCTTATCCCCTTGCCGACCATCAACTATGTTTTGTTCACCTTCAACGCAATGTCAGAAAACATATGGCAAAAGATGATGCTTCCGTTTTCAACAAAGAGCTTGATAAACTAAGAACTTCCTCTGCTGATTTTGACGAAGCTATTTCAAAGTTCAAACTTCTTTGTGAGCAATACTCCTCAAAATATCCTCGATTCATAAAAGGTATTTGCGAAAAAGCAGAGTTCTATCTTGCACATATGAGGTATCCTGAAGATTTAAGAAAGTACATTTATACTACTAATGCTGTAGAAAGCGTAAACAGTATGATTGAAAAGATAAGAATAAACTCCGGTGGTTATTTTCAATCTGTAGAAGTTTTAGAGATAAACATATATTTACAAAGAGAAAACTTGCGTCGGGGCAAGTGGAAAAACGGAGTACCTATTCTTAAAAAATGTAGTTACAATATATTACAGCTCTACAATATACGCTATGAAATGGAAACACAAAATTCTTGA
- a CDS encoding ABC transporter ATP-binding protein, producing the protein MTKLAKYLKPYVFLLFMAIFFVIVQAMSDLSLPDYMSDIVNKGIQQGGIVNAVPEAIRKTQMDKLLLFVSDKDKERILNDYKLIDRSSSEYEKYLKKYLILSKEAVYVLKKVDKKEIDKLNIPMAKALLAVAGIEKAKANAKNGVIEFNGKQIPANIDIFMLLSQLPNDQLLKIREELNKKFSSLGDNMVVQAAAAVIKDEYKKIGIDTGALQTRYILRVGLLMLLITLLSAFSTVMVAFFGSKVAAGVARDLRKDLFTKVESFSIAEFDKFSTASLITRTTNDIAQIQMLLVIMIRLVFYAPVMGVGGVFRALSKSHSMSWIIALAVIILLGLIAVLYKVAMPKFLLMQKLIDRLNLVARENLSGIMVVRAFNSEKFEEERFDRANQDLTKVGLFVNRSMAVMFPTMMLVLNGVTLLIVWVGAHQIQNSSMQVGDMLAFMQYAIQIIFAFLMLSALFIMIPRASVSVQRIAEVLSTEPSVKDPENPKSFDESKKGMIEFRNVSFKYPGAEEYVLKNISFTILPGQTVGIIGRTGSGKSTLVNLILRFYDATEGQVLVDGVDVREVRQEDLRKRIGYVPQKSWLFSGTIKSNLKYGKDNATDEEIVEAAEIAQALEFINEKPNKFDTEIAQGGTNVSGGQKQRLSIARALVKKPEIYIFDESFSALDFRTELALRRKLREKLKDSTVIMVSQRVATMMYADQIIVLDDGELVGIGKHEELLKTCPTYREIALSQLPEEELLA; encoded by the coding sequence TTGACAAAACTGGCAAAGTACTTAAAACCGTATGTCTTCCTGCTCTTTATGGCCATCTTTTTTGTAATTGTTCAGGCAATGAGTGATTTGTCCTTGCCAGACTATATGTCAGATATTGTCAACAAAGGTATCCAGCAAGGTGGTATAGTAAATGCAGTACCTGAAGCTATAAGAAAGACGCAGATGGATAAACTTTTGCTCTTTGTGTCAGATAAAGACAAGGAAAGAATTTTGAATGATTACAAACTAATTGATAGATCAAGTAGTGAGTATGAAAAGTATTTGAAGAAATACCTAATTTTATCCAAAGAAGCTGTATATGTATTGAAAAAAGTTGACAAAAAAGAAATAGATAAGCTAAATATACCCATGGCAAAAGCACTTTTGGCAGTGGCAGGGATTGAAAAGGCAAAAGCAAATGCAAAAAATGGCGTAATTGAATTTAATGGCAAACAAATACCAGCAAACATAGACATTTTCATGCTTTTGAGCCAGCTTCCAAATGATCAGCTTCTTAAAATCAGAGAAGAGTTAAACAAAAAGTTTTCCTCTTTAGGCGATAACATGGTGGTGCAGGCAGCAGCTGCTGTGATTAAAGATGAGTATAAAAAGATTGGAATTGACACAGGAGCTCTTCAGACAAGATATATACTACGCGTAGGGCTTTTGATGCTTCTGATTACTCTTTTGAGTGCGTTTTCTACTGTGATGGTTGCATTTTTTGGCTCAAAGGTTGCAGCTGGTGTTGCAAGAGACTTAAGGAAAGACCTTTTTACAAAAGTAGAGAGCTTTTCAATTGCTGAATTTGACAAGTTTTCAACAGCTTCTTTGATAACAAGAACAACAAACGACATTGCTCAGATACAGATGCTTCTTGTAATTATGATAAGATTGGTATTTTATGCGCCTGTGATGGGGGTTGGAGGAGTATTTAGAGCACTTAGCAAGAGCCATTCGATGTCGTGGATTATAGCTTTGGCAGTTATAATTCTTTTAGGGCTTATAGCTGTGCTTTACAAAGTTGCAATGCCAAAGTTTTTGCTTATGCAAAAGTTGATTGACAGGCTAAATTTGGTTGCTCGCGAGAACTTATCTGGCATTATGGTGGTCAGAGCTTTTAATAGCGAAAAGTTTGAAGAGGAGAGATTTGACAGGGCAAATCAGGACCTTACCAAAGTAGGCCTTTTCGTAAATAGAAGCATGGCAGTTATGTTCCCTACTATGATGCTTGTTTTGAACGGAGTTACTCTTTTGATTGTATGGGTAGGGGCTCACCAGATTCAAAACTCAAGTATGCAAGTTGGAGACATGCTTGCGTTCATGCAGTACGCTATACAGATTATATTTGCTTTTTTGATGCTATCTGCCCTGTTTATTATGATACCAAGAGCTTCTGTATCTGTACAGCGTATTGCTGAGGTGCTATCAACAGAGCCTTCTGTAAAAGACCCTGAAAATCCGAAAAGCTTTGATGAAAGCAAAAAAGGCATGATTGAGTTTAGAAATGTTTCTTTCAAATATCCCGGTGCAGAGGAGTATGTTTTAAAGAACATTAGCTTTACAATTTTACCCGGCCAAACAGTTGGTATCATTGGAAGAACGGGCTCAGGAAAAAGTACACTTGTAAATTTAATTTTGAGATTTTATGATGCAACAGAAGGTCAGGTCTTAGTTGATGGAGTAGATGTAAGAGAAGTTAGGCAAGAAGACTTGAGAAAGAGAATAGGATATGTTCCGCAAAAGAGCTGGCTTTTTAGTGGAACTATAAAATCTAATCTCAAATACGGCAAAGATAACGCGACAGATGAAGAGATTGTAGAGGCAGCAGAGATTGCACAGGCGCTTGAGTTTATCAATGAAAAGCCCAACAAGTTTGATACTGAAATTGCTCAAGGTGGGACAAATGTCTCAGGTGGACAGAAACAAAGACTTTCTATTGCAAGAGCTCTTGTTAAAAAACCTGAGATTTACATCTTTGATGAGAGCTTTTCAGCCCTTGACTTTAGAACAGAACTTGCTTTGAGAAGAAAACTCAGAGAAAAGCTAAAAGACAGTACAGTTATTATGGTTTCGCAAAGGGTTGCAACAATGATGTATGCTGACCAGATAATAGTGTTAGATGATGGTGAGCTTGTTGGCATAGGAAAGCACGAAGAACTTTTAAAAACTTGTCCAACTTACAGAGAAATAGCACTATCACAGCTGCCAGAGGAGGAATTGTTAGCATGA
- a CDS encoding glutamate synthase-related protein, translating to MISLYENEFEVVRDELKCIRCKVCVRQCANEVHEYDEEEDRVVADSSKCVACHRCVVMCPTKALTIKKTENAFKENANWLPSYINEIYKQAETGGILLTGMGNDKPIPIYWDRLLINASQVTNPSIDPLREPMELKTFIGRKPDKLEFDENGNLKTKLPPQLELEVPIMFSAMSFGSISLNACESLAAAAVEVGTYWNTGEGGLHQKLYKYKERAIVQCASGRFGVDVDYLNAGAAIEIKIGQGAKPGIGGHLPGEKVGEEVSRTRMIPIGSDAISPAPHHDIYSIEDLRQLIFALKEATNYTKPVGVKIAAVHNVAAIASGIARAGADFITIDGVRGGTGAAPLRIRDNVGIPIELALAAVDSRLREEGIRNQVSIIVAGSIRNSADVVKAIALGADAVFIGTAALISLGCHVCQKCHTGRCNWGIATQDPVLVKRLNPEIGARRAANLLRAWAHEIKEMLGLMGINALESLRGNRLMLRAVGLTEKEMEILGVKHAGEGV from the coding sequence ATGATTTCGCTATATGAAAACGAATTTGAGGTCGTAAGGGACGAGCTAAAGTGTATTCGCTGTAAAGTATGTGTGAGACAGTGCGCAAACGAAGTTCATGAATATGATGAAGAAGAAGACAGAGTGGTTGCAGATTCTTCAAAATGCGTTGCATGCCACAGATGTGTTGTAATGTGCCCAACAAAGGCGCTGACAATCAAAAAGACAGAAAATGCATTCAAAGAGAATGCAAACTGGCTACCTTCTTATATAAATGAAATATACAAACAAGCAGAAACAGGCGGGATACTTTTAACTGGTATGGGAAATGACAAGCCAATACCAATTTACTGGGATAGACTCTTAATAAACGCAAGCCAAGTTACAAATCCGTCGATTGACCCGCTGAGAGAGCCGATGGAGCTTAAAACCTTTATTGGTAGAAAACCTGACAAGCTTGAGTTTGATGAAAATGGTAATCTTAAAACCAAACTTCCGCCACAGCTTGAGTTAGAAGTACCTATTATGTTTTCTGCGATGTCGTTTGGCTCTATTTCACTCAATGCTTGCGAGTCTTTGGCGGCAGCAGCAGTTGAGGTAGGAACATACTGGAATACAGGTGAAGGTGGTCTTCATCAAAAGCTTTACAAGTACAAAGAAAGAGCAATAGTTCAGTGCGCATCAGGAAGATTTGGAGTTGATGTTGACTATTTGAATGCAGGTGCGGCGATTGAGATAAAGATAGGTCAGGGTGCAAAACCAGGGATTGGCGGGCACCTTCCTGGTGAGAAGGTTGGTGAAGAGGTATCAAGAACAAGGATGATTCCAATTGGTTCTGATGCAATCTCACCAGCACCACACCATGATATTTATTCAATTGAAGACTTAAGACAGCTCATTTTTGCGCTAAAAGAGGCAACAAACTACACAAAACCAGTTGGTGTCAAGATTGCAGCAGTTCACAACGTTGCAGCAATTGCCTCTGGTATTGCAAGAGCTGGCGCTGACTTTATCACAATAGACGGTGTCAGAGGCGGAACAGGTGCAGCACCGCTTAGAATAAGAGATAATGTTGGTATACCTATTGAGCTGGCTTTGGCAGCGGTGGACTCAAGACTTAGAGAAGAAGGAATTAGAAATCAGGTGTCAATCATTGTTGCAGGTTCAATCAGAAACAGCGCAGATGTTGTAAAAGCCATTGCACTTGGTGCTGATGCTGTTTTCATTGGAACAGCAGCGCTAATTTCCTTGGGGTGCCATGTTTGCCAGAAATGTCACACTGGTAGGTGTAACTGGGGTATTGCAACACAGGACCCTGTTTTGGTAAAAAGGCTAAATCCAGAAATTGGCGCAAGAAGAGCTGCAAATCTGCTTCGTGCTTGGGCGCATGAGATAAAAGAGATGCTGGGCCTTATGGGAATTAATGCTCTTGAGAGCTTGAGAGGAAATAGACTGATGCTTCGAGCAGTTGGGCTTACAGAAAAGGAAATGGAGATTTTAGGTGTAAAGCATGCAGGAGAGGGGGTCTAA
- a CDS encoding NAD(P)/FAD-dependent oxidoreductase, with protein MRYVIIGNSVAACGCIEAIRKVDLQNPIVVISDEKYRVYSRPLISYYLGGKVDESKMYIRDEDYYEKNKVEAILGKRAVSVDFKNKEVVLDDGSKVKYDKLLIATGGKPFVPPTKGFELRNVFTFIKFDDVKAIDEAIKNGAKKATVIGAGLSGLKAAEALIKRGLEVTVVELANRILGSILDLEASKIVQAELEKHGIVFKLETSVDEIIGNGKVEKVRLKNGEVLDSDIVVFAIGVVPNIDFLKGTELKINRGIVVDNHMRTNIEDVYAAGDCAEGYDCVYQQQRVIPIWPNAYNQGETAGYNMAGVEKTFDRGFPMNSIGFFDVHMITAGIVMPNSDDIEVLVKHDKEKNSYRKIYIKNGSVLGFMFINSIDRAGMITNMIKEDLNVESIKHRLLDDDFGYLDLPKELRQEKILGGAKA; from the coding sequence ATGAGATATGTTATAATAGGAAACTCTGTTGCAGCCTGTGGCTGTATTGAGGCAATAAGAAAAGTAGATCTACAAAACCCTATTGTTGTAATCTCAGATGAAAAGTACAGGGTTTATTCAAGGCCGCTCATTTCTTACTATCTTGGTGGAAAAGTTGACGAGAGCAAGATGTATATAAGGGATGAGGATTATTATGAAAAAAACAAGGTAGAAGCAATCCTTGGCAAAAGAGCAGTTTCGGTTGATTTTAAAAACAAAGAGGTTGTGCTGGATGATGGAAGTAAAGTAAAATACGACAAGCTCCTTATTGCAACAGGTGGAAAGCCTTTTGTGCCACCTACAAAAGGATTTGAACTAAGGAATGTCTTTACATTTATTAAGTTTGACGATGTAAAGGCTATAGATGAGGCAATTAAAAATGGTGCAAAAAAGGCAACGGTCATTGGTGCGGGACTTTCTGGTCTTAAGGCAGCAGAAGCACTTATCAAAAGGGGCTTGGAAGTTACAGTTGTTGAGCTTGCAAATAGGATTTTGGGTTCTATCTTGGATTTAGAGGCATCAAAAATAGTTCAAGCTGAACTTGAGAAACACGGAATTGTTTTTAAGCTTGAAACATCTGTTGATGAAATTATTGGCAATGGCAAGGTAGAAAAGGTAAGGCTGAAAAATGGTGAGGTTTTAGATAGCGACATAGTTGTGTTTGCCATAGGTGTTGTTCCAAATATTGACTTTTTGAAAGGGACAGAACTTAAAATCAACCGCGGAATTGTTGTAGATAACCATATGAGGACAAACATTGAGGATGTGTACGCAGCAGGTGACTGCGCAGAAGGGTATGACTGTGTATATCAGCAGCAAAGAGTAATTCCTATCTGGCCAAATGCGTACAATCAGGGCGAGACTGCAGGTTATAATATGGCAGGGGTTGAAAAGACATTTGACAGAGGCTTCCCAATGAACTCTATAGGATTTTTTGATGTGCATATGATAACAGCAGGAATTGTTATGCCAAACTCAGATGATATAGAGGTACTTGTAAAGCATGATAAAGAAAAAAATAGCTATAGAAAGATTTACATCAAAAACGGTAGTGTTTTAGGATTTATGTTTATAAACTCAATTGACAGAGCTGGTATGATAACAAACATGATAAAAGAAGATTTGAATGTAGAAAGCATAAAGCACAGACTCCTTGACGATGACTTTGGATACTTAGATTTGCCAAAAGAGCTGAGGCAAGAAAAGATTTTAGGGGGTGCAAAAGCTTAA
- a CDS encoding GltB/FmdC/FwdC-like GXGXG domain-containing protein: MADKQKLTIDAKGVHYKELNEMIENALNEGYKEIDLINVNGQRYIGDGLTFPDRKLNIYGTPGNDMAAFMNGLTIEVFANGQDGIGNTMNAGKIIVHGSAGDIIGYGMRGGEIFIKGDVGYRVGIHMKEYQDKIPVLVVGGKAGDFLGEYMAGGRIIVLGLTLKEDEEITGLYCGTGMHGGIMYLRGQLQPYQLGKEVKIVDMEEEDYKFIDKYVTEFVKYFGYSKEFIMSKPFYKLIPYNKRPYGKLYAY; encoded by the coding sequence ATGGCAGATAAGCAAAAGCTTACTATAGATGCGAAGGGAGTACACTACAAAGAACTAAATGAGATGATTGAAAATGCCCTAAATGAGGGGTATAAAGAGATAGATTTGATAAACGTAAACGGGCAGCGCTATATAGGTGATGGGTTGACTTTCCCAGACAGAAAACTTAACATCTATGGCACCCCTGGCAATGATATGGCTGCATTCATGAACGGGCTTACAATAGAGGTTTTTGCAAACGGTCAAGATGGTATTGGAAATACCATGAACGCAGGCAAAATCATAGTCCATGGCTCAGCAGGGGATATTATAGGCTATGGTATGCGCGGTGGCGAGATTTTTATAAAAGGGGATGTTGGCTACAGGGTTGGTATTCATATGAAAGAATACCAAGATAAGATTCCTGTATTAGTTGTTGGTGGTAAGGCAGGAGATTTCTTAGGGGAGTACATGGCAGGAGGAAGAATTATTGTACTTGGTCTTACTTTAAAGGAAGATGAGGAGATAACAGGGCTTTATTGTGGAACTGGTATGCACGGTGGAATTATGTATTTAAGAGGTCAACTTCAACCATATCAGCTGGGAAAAGAAGTGAAAATAGTTGATATGGAAGAAGAGGATTATAAGTTTATAGACAAATACGTAACAGAGTTTGTAAAATACTTTGGCTACAGCAAAGAGTTTATAATGTCAAAGCCGTTTTATAAGCTAATTCCATACAACAAGCGTCCTTACGGCAAGTTGTATGCTTATTAA
- a CDS encoding MarR family winged helix-turn-helix transcriptional regulator — MDDISKGLKIIELVKEIMKITKKIARHQFDQFDITAPQGMLLGQLIRHGKMKVSDLSRKMGLSNSTVSGIIDRLEKQGMVQRIRSQEDRRVVYVDVTPKFKDAFEKNFKDMEKRFEEILNRADEKEIDTILNGLETLKKVLDRYVHK; from the coding sequence ATGGATGATATAAGCAAAGGGCTTAAGATAATTGAGCTTGTAAAGGAAATAATGAAGATAACAAAGAAAATAGCGAGGCACCAGTTTGACCAATTTGACATCACAGCACCTCAGGGGATGCTGTTGGGGCAGCTGATTCGCCATGGAAAGATGAAGGTGAGCGATTTGAGCAGAAAAATGGGGCTATCGAACAGCACTGTCTCAGGAATAATTGACAGGCTTGAAAAGCAGGGGATGGTTCAGAGAATAAGGAGTCAAGAAGACAGAAGAGTTGTGTATGTTGATGTCACACCAAAGTTCAAAGATGCTTTTGAGAAAAATTTTAAGGATATGGAGAAGAGGTTTGAAGAAATACTCAACAGGGCAGACGAAAAAGAGATAGATACAATATTAAATGGCCTTGAAACCTTAAAAAAGGTTTTAGATAGGTATGTGCACAAATAA
- a CDS encoding cupin domain-containing protein codes for MPKRNINEQPLLFGDPGFSSWGIAYYKKGQKNIVERHTHDCDEYYFVLEGKLKVISEDKEYILEKGDMLWTRMGDFHEIVEALEDTTMFWLEGPLMGKRRKGHQYEL; via the coding sequence ATGCCAAAACGAAACATAAATGAGCAGCCATTATTGTTTGGTGACCCAGGATTTTCTTCGTGGGGAATTGCTTATTATAAAAAAGGACAAAAAAACATTGTAGAAAGACATACACACGACTGTGATGAGTACTATTTCGTACTCGAAGGAAAACTAAAAGTGATTTCAGAAGATAAGGAATACATACTTGAAAAAGGTGACATGCTCTGGACAAGGATGGGAGATTTTCATGAAATTGTAGAAGCTTTAGAAGACACAACAATGTTTTGGTTGGAAGGTCCTCTTATGGGCAAAAGGCGAAAAGGCCATCAGTATGAGCTATAA
- a CDS encoding HD domain-containing protein: MDIEKVLFEMIKYFKTDVRRINHAIKVFSFARLIGKMEGLDDSKQQILEIAAVLHDIGIKVCEQKYGSTAGHFQEIEGPEVAKGILDGFDIDQKTLERVLFLIGNHHSYHKIDDIDFQILIEADFIVNIYEDGISKDAIKVIKEKYFKTKTGTALLETMFEV, encoded by the coding sequence ATGGATATTGAAAAGGTTTTATTTGAAATGATAAAATATTTCAAAACTGATGTGCGAAGAATAAACCATGCAATAAAGGTATTTTCGTTTGCAAGGCTGATTGGCAAAATGGAAGGGTTAGATGACAGTAAACAGCAGATTTTAGAGATAGCAGCTGTGTTGCATGACATTGGCATAAAGGTTTGTGAACAGAAATATGGTTCTACTGCTGGGCATTTTCAAGAAATAGAAGGTCCAGAGGTTGCAAAAGGTATTTTAGATGGCTTTGATATAGACCAAAAGACATTAGAAAGGGTTCTTTTTTTAATTGGAAATCATCATTCATACCACAAGATAGATGACATAGACTTTCAGATTTTGATTGAGGCTGATTTTATTGTAAATATCTACGAAGATGGGATATCAAAAGATGCTATAAAGGTAATCAAGGAAAAATACTTTAAGACAAAAACAGGCACAGCGCTTCTTGAAACTATGTTTGAGGTGTAA
- a CDS encoding class II glutamine amidotransferase — translation MLREGQVRIPSGCAISGFINKKGVRVSGTDIINSIAIMKERGNGLGGGFAAYGIYPDRKDWYAFHLFFDDIKAKEDTEHFLNQNFEILESEVIPTRKISSIQNAPIVWRYFVKPLEKRLRDTEKTEEDFVVDSVMFINSQIDGAYVFSSGKNMGAFKGVGYPEDIGEFFRIDEYKAYIWTAHSRFPTNTPGWWGGAHPFTLLDWSIVHNGEISSYGTNYRYLEMFGYKCTLRTDTEVMAYLFDLLLRRHRLPVEIATKALAAPFWSVIDRQSEQEREKLRAIRIVYQSCLVNGPFSIILGFSNGILALNDRIKLRPLVAAQKGDFVYVASEESAIREICKDPEKVWMPKGGEAVYVTLDEGVIV, via the coding sequence TTGTTAAGAGAAGGGCAAGTTAGGATTCCATCAGGTTGTGCTATTTCTGGGTTTATTAACAAAAAAGGTGTGAGGGTTTCTGGCACAGACATTATAAATTCCATTGCAATTATGAAAGAGAGAGGGAATGGACTTGGTGGTGGGTTTGCAGCTTATGGAATCTATCCTGACAGGAAAGACTGGTATGCTTTTCACTTATTCTTTGACGATATAAAAGCAAAAGAGGACACAGAACATTTTTTGAACCAAAACTTTGAAATATTAGAAAGTGAAGTAATTCCAACAAGAAAGATTTCAAGTATTCAGAACGCTCCAATTGTTTGGCGATATTTTGTAAAACCTCTTGAAAAAAGGTTGAGAGACACAGAAAAAACAGAAGAGGACTTTGTGGTGGACAGTGTTATGTTCATAAACAGCCAGATTGATGGTGCATATGTCTTTTCAAGCGGTAAGAACATGGGCGCATTCAAAGGAGTTGGGTATCCTGAGGACATAGGCGAGTTTTTCAGAATTGATGAATATAAAGCATATATCTGGACAGCGCACTCAAGATTTCCAACAAACACACCTGGTTGGTGGGGCGGTGCGCATCCATTTACATTACTTGACTGGTCAATTGTCCACAATGGCGAGATTTCGTCATATGGCACAAATTATAGGTACTTAGAGATGTTTGGATACAAATGTACACTCAGGACAGACACCGAGGTTATGGCATATCTTTTTGACCTTCTTCTAAGAAGACACAGACTTCCTGTTGAGATTGCAACAAAAGCGTTAGCAGCGCCGTTTTGGAGTGTGATCGACAGGCAAAGCGAACAAGAAAGAGAGAAACTGAGAGCTATCAGGATAGTTTATCAATCATGCCTTGTAAATGGGCCGTTTTCTATCATTTTAGGTTTCTCAAACGGAATATTAGCATTAAATGATAGGATAAAGCTAAGACCGCTGGTTGCAGCACAAAAAGGCGATTTTGTTTATGTTGCTTCAGAAGAGTCGGCTATTAGAGAGATTTGCAAGGATCCAGAAAAGGTCTGGATGCCAAAGGGTGGCGAAGCTGTTTATGTTACTTTGGACGAAGGGGTGATAGTATGA